In Primulina huaijiensis isolate GDHJ02 chromosome 4, ASM1229523v2, whole genome shotgun sequence, a genomic segment contains:
- the LOC140975287 gene encoding uncharacterized protein isoform X2, whose protein sequence is MNMSQRMFFATPFLLSFARTRIFSSASFKFREGGVSMVQGASRGIGLEFVKQLLEKSNKGNVVATCRNPIEATGLLELKNKFAERLDIHRLDLTVDSTMEEVAKSVEDKHGYLNLLVNASGILSMPDILRPETTLSKVKREALLLAYEVNAIGPILVTKQMWPLLKAGGGTGTDRDFAIVANISARVGSIGDNRLGGWHSYRSSKAALNQLTKTVSVESARKKDPIKLLSIIDDAKGSDNGKFFAWDGQEIPW, encoded by the exons ATGAATATGAGTCAGCGGATGTTTTTCGCAACACCATTTCTATTGTCATTTGCCAGAACCCGAATATTTTCTTCTGCCTCTTTCAAATTCCGGGAAGGTGGCGTTTCTATGGTTCAAGGTGCTTCAAGGGGAATCGGCCTTGAGTTT GTCAAACAATTGTTAGAGAAAAGCAACAAAGGGAACGTCGTCGCAACATGCCGCAATCCTATTGAGGCCACCGGACTACTTGAATTGAAGAATAAGTTTGCTGAACGTCTTGATATTCATCGGTTGGATCTCACTGTCGATAGCACGATGGAG GAAGTGGCCAAGTCTGTAGAAGACAAACATGGTTATCTAAACCTTCTCGTGAATGCATCGGGAATACTCTCGATGCCTGACATTTTGCGACCAG AAACAACATTGAGTAAAGTTAAGAGAGAAGCACTACTTCTTGCCTACGAGGTTAATGCCATTGGTCCTATATTGGTTACTAAG CAAATGTGGCCTCTGCTCAAAGCTGGCGGAGGAACTGGAACTGATAGAGATTTTGCGATTGTTGCCAATATTAGTGCCAGGGTAGGATCCATTGGAGATAATCGCTTAGGTGGTTGGCACTCATATCGATCTTCTAAGGCTGCACTTAATCAGT TGACGAAAACAGTGTCCGTGGAGTCTGCCCGTAAGAAAGATCCAATT AAGCTATTAAGCATCATCGACGACGCAAAGGGTTCCGACAATGGCAAGTTCTTCGCCTGGGATGGCCAAGAAATACCTTGGTGA
- the LOC140975287 gene encoding uncharacterized protein isoform X1 has protein sequence MNMSQRMFFATPFLLSFARTRIFSSASFKFREGGVSMVQGASRGIGLEFVKQLLEKSNKGNVVATCRNPIEATGLLELKNKFAERLDIHRLDLTVDSTMEEVAKSVEDKHGYLNLLVNASGILSMPDILRPETTLSKVKREALLLAYEVNAIGPILVTKQMWPLLKAGGGTGTDRDFAIVANISARVGSIGDNRLGGWHSYRSSKAALNQLTKTVSVESARKKDPIVCILLHPGTVDTDLSRPFQGNVPKYKLFTKEFSVQKLLSIIDDAKGSDNGKFFAWDGQEIPW, from the exons ATGAATATGAGTCAGCGGATGTTTTTCGCAACACCATTTCTATTGTCATTTGCCAGAACCCGAATATTTTCTTCTGCCTCTTTCAAATTCCGGGAAGGTGGCGTTTCTATGGTTCAAGGTGCTTCAAGGGGAATCGGCCTTGAGTTT GTCAAACAATTGTTAGAGAAAAGCAACAAAGGGAACGTCGTCGCAACATGCCGCAATCCTATTGAGGCCACCGGACTACTTGAATTGAAGAATAAGTTTGCTGAACGTCTTGATATTCATCGGTTGGATCTCACTGTCGATAGCACGATGGAG GAAGTGGCCAAGTCTGTAGAAGACAAACATGGTTATCTAAACCTTCTCGTGAATGCATCGGGAATACTCTCGATGCCTGACATTTTGCGACCAG AAACAACATTGAGTAAAGTTAAGAGAGAAGCACTACTTCTTGCCTACGAGGTTAATGCCATTGGTCCTATATTGGTTACTAAG CAAATGTGGCCTCTGCTCAAAGCTGGCGGAGGAACTGGAACTGATAGAGATTTTGCGATTGTTGCCAATATTAGTGCCAGGGTAGGATCCATTGGAGATAATCGCTTAGGTGGTTGGCACTCATATCGATCTTCTAAGGCTGCACTTAATCAGT TGACGAAAACAGTGTCCGTGGAGTCTGCCCGTAAGAAAGATCCAATTGTATGCATATTGTTGCATCCAGGCACAGTAGATACAGATTTATCTAGACCTTTTCAGGGAAATGTCCCAAAATATAAACTCTTCACTAAAGAATTTTCAGTGCAGAAGCTATTAAGCATCATCGACGACGCAAAGGGTTCCGACAATGGCAAGTTCTTCGCCTGGGATGGCCAAGAAATACCTTGGTGA